TCTTGTGCTGCAGAATTACTTGGACTGCATGGGTGATGAATGTGGGCTGTGTGCTTGCAGGCAAATGTCCTATGCTTGGCAGTGTATGCTCTGCAAACTGGATAAATATTCTGTAGCCTAAACGTTAATTAATGATTTTACAATTGCTACAGTAACACAGTTAATAAATGCAGGCGGTTTCATTTACAAACACCCACAGACCAAATTCTGCATAAAAAACTGCAGGCACTTTCAGAAAATCACTTATTCTATGATTCTAGCTTTTAACAATGTCCAAAGGGAGAATTTTAGTTCAGTCTGCCTGCACATAAAGTATTTAGAAGGTACAGGTCAAAGTCAGAGGGATCAAATCTCTGAAACAGTTTGAGTCAGCATGTAAACTATATTCACGATCAAAACTGCATTGTCTCTTATTTTCAGATGTACGTCTATGAAATAATCTGTACTtaattttgtgaaacagaaatgttataaatatgtaaattaatacacaattaaagttttttttttaaggttttttgcACCATTATTGAATCATAagttcagtcttcagtgtcacttgttccttcagaaatcattttaatatgctggttTTGTGCTGTTTCAATTTTGAAACAAATTGTGTTGGTTTATgattttatggaaaccatgatacttttattttcaggattctttgatgaatagaaagttcaaaagaacagcatttatttgaaatatataatgttataaaagtttTCTATGTATTTAACAGTCTCTTTTAATCTTTTAGTCTCttaatcaatttaaagcatccttgttaattcaaatgattaacttattttttctatttttcaacTTTTGAACTCCAGTGCATGTCAAATAAACCCACTCTAACTGTAACTCTATgactgtgtgcgtgtgcgtgtgtgtacctGAGGTAGTGCACATCAGTGATCTCCTGCATGCACAGCCAGCAGAACTGACAAGCACAAACGGTACAGTTCATTCTGTTGCAGCTGCCATCATTAGTCTTCATTATGTAGGCACCACAATGTGGACAGGGCTTGATCTCCTCTGCATCTTCAAGattaaagcaaaacaaacatCTTAGCCGGTGGACACCAAACAGATATTAGGTTGGTCTCACAAGATTTGTGCCATACCACCAGGCTCCTCATTGAACACGTAGAGCGTGGAAACCTCACTGGCTCCTGACGTGTGGTGAGCGCGCTGACATCTGGCTTGGTCACAAGTCTGGTCTGGGTGCCACAGCTGGCGGCAGTGGTAGCAAAACTCAGTTTCACAGCCTTCCCGACCACAGCTTAGCTTGGGGCACTCAGCGCAGCTGTAAGCGATCACTGCATAGCTAATGAATGACAAAAATGCTTTTGTCATTCAAGATatgaattgtttaatttttgtattgTGAGACGATGAACAGTTATACAATGCTATTAAATCAATATGTAAAACACATATAATTTTAGATATGATCATATGCCACCAACTAGCACATTTAGCGGTTGCTACCACtatcattgttattgttttgcttCTCAGTCACAGTAGTAAAGAGAGAGGATGCTCTCAGGTTCATGTGGAGAGACTGCAGGTGATACCTCTTACCATATTGTTGACAAGAAATGTAAAACAGCCACGGGTTCCCATCACTACCGTGATCACGTTACCATTACGAAACCTAAAACTATACTGTACATAATGCACCACAGAGGAGCATGTGCTTCACGCTGCAGCGCACGTGACACAATGATTCTAGCCAAAACCAGTTACAGCTGGTAGACACTTAGCTGGTTGAAGGTAGTTTGGACGGGTAATCAGCAGGACTATTagctgggctgcgttcagccccgacaaaatgttgcacaacgtttttttaaacagaaatggtggtgcgttgaacacactgttctgatgacgcaagagttgcaactatggcagttgagaaggccattctttggtttctttgtgaagaatttttggagccatctatttagcctcacaatctgactttatttgtagttcatacggttttaattaCCTGTAttctctttctcatttttagaaaaagcacttaattaccattgtttgcaatgaagctaaaaatattaacaactacatcattatgttgatatcctatatttttttacaataaaacttacgacaaacatgtcttctaatatcctcagttgttgcgtatacctAGCTGCAATGAACACAtgtgtacattattttccttgaagccattgtgcgagttcactttaataccgcatgctttatatacatgttgctgctgattggactgcagttctgacacacccaccaaacaagagaaaatgcatttcaaaccccgttgcacaccaggaaacatgacgttcaatctggaaaccgtagcaaaacgttgtgcaccgttttgaacttgaacatgcccctggtGTGACTGGGGATGACCATGTGTCAAGCTGATTAGAGCTGATCTCCACCACCTTGGCTAAACTGGTGGAGAACCCATAGTCTGAGAAACTTCCAGCAACCATCCAGACCATGAGCATGACCACATTAAACTTTGagagacatcttttttttttcaggataactcattttataaaaaaaatacatttatgtgatATAGCAATTATGTGGTGCCTCTTTATCAGCAAGTTTGCTTTATAAAGCAATCTAACCTAAGTTAGCTAAGCAACAATATATAGTATCGGTACCATATGAGAAATGGACAATTTATGTATGTTAAGGttttgtgtataattttttttgtcattgtctgACACCCACTTcgattgttaaatgtaatctttggcAAATATCAAAATCTAAATTTCCATACCATACATTAAAATCTTATGATGCTTAAATTCActtatagcatttaaaaaaactgatattaaattttatggtttttatatattttttattattatttaaattaaatcgtATTGAATTTCAATATTGgccataaatgtaaaaattattatcTGCCAGAATCGGCCAGAATATAAATTCTGCAAACTACAGTTAAAATtctaatttatatttcaaattaatgttacGATCTGCAGTGATAAATTCTATGCACTTTTTCTAccactttaaatttaaattacagatttaaaaaactGAGCAATTATTGTGACATGTTCACCTGTATGAAATTAAGATGTTTATGCACAATAATATGATATGTCAATAGTGTAAAAATATCTCTAAGGGCACCAATGGTACAGTGGTGGATGTGCTTCATCAGTCACATTTATGTGCTAACCTGCAATCTGGCGCCGGGCACCAGCGCGTGTCTGGGTCAGCAGCCAGAAAGCGTCGCAGCTGGAACTCTTCGAAGCGCTTCAGCAGTGCACCATCATCAAGAATGGCACGGACATCGGGCAGAGCCAGAGCTTCAGGGCACTGCGGGCAGGCGATACCCACGCGGCTCTCTGAGATCTCGATGCGTAGGTATTGGCGCAAACAGTCGTTGCAGGCACGATGCTGGCAGGAGGACAAGCGAGGGAAGTGGCCGCATGGTTGACTCAGGAGGCAGAGTGGGCACTCGACCAGGTGCTCCAGCAGCTGGTCCTGACTGGAGGAGGACAAGGACAGCACACCCATCGAGCCACAGCTCCCACACTCTGCACTTCCCTCGTCATCTCCCACTCCACCTCCTTCCCCTTTCCCAGGATCTCCTCCATCCCTAACGCCCTCTGATCCAACATCACTGTGAGCTCGGTCCTGAGAGGAGAGACAAAATCACTGAGGCCAGCAATGAAAGTTATGACTTTTTAATCAGTCTAATGAAGATAAGcaactttttgtatttttgttgtaaaaaattattgtatttttaatggtAAAAGACTACTATAGTAAAAACCTGCTTATTGGTTAATGGCAAATTCCCTTACTATACAGAGTAAAAACTTGTAATAAAGGTAATGGGACATCTCATAATTTTATAGTAAAATACCATTAAAGTTTTTGGAGGTGTAAAATctcataatttacagtaaaaaaaaaaaaaaaaaaagtaaattgtccGAATTCCCAGTGTGACAGCACTCACATTTGATGCTTTATCATTgacaaccgttttttttttcttcttagttTGTTCTTATCAGTTATGTAGATCTTATGTTGTTAAATTCATGttcattgcattattttagtgtcatgatggtgttttgtatttgtgtatatGACACTGTGCACTTTTTGCATACACCGTCTACATATTATATCTCTGTTTGTTTGGTGGTTCTAAGTacaaaaggtacaaaacagatacTACTTCAGTAGGTTGGTATAGTAACATTATATGcacatacactttttttatttatacatttactgtatatacaggtgtaaatttaaatatgtaaaacctAAAGTGATGATaccgtatttttattattatttaattttatattatttattttttttactgtgaagtTCTGGCAAACACAGCTGCCTTATTCCCCATACATTTCACTCATTTGTCCTGTTGcttgataaaactgttttatcaaataataaaatgacagtCTAACCACTGTTTCTTGGCAACAGGACAAATAAGACACTCCCAGTAAAACAAATTGGATAAAATGGTTTGGGGGAAGGGAAATGAACAGCATGGATATAATTTTTCCAGTCATTTAGATCTCTGTAGTGCCCCAAAGGAAGTGGTCCATATGGCGGTCCAAAATTTAATTTATGTgggtagatttatttattttcaattgtatCATATGTAAAAGAGCAGGTTGTGTATTTTGATAaacatttccttttgtgttccatgaagAAAAAGTCACACAAGTTTGACAGATGATAACGGTTTAAAGTGAATGAATTTGCAACATAAGATTTTATGCAGTATACTTACaggctcaaattgtgaaactcacatattaaataaattcattgcatacagactgaagtagtttaagtctttggttcttttaattgtgatgatcttggctcacatttaacaaaagtcCACCAATTAACAATCTCAACAAAATAGAATACTTCATtcaatttttagtgaattgttgaccTTCTGGAAAATATGTTCATTTACTCTACATGTattacttggtaggggctccttttgctttaattactgcctcagtttggCGTGGCATGGcgatgatcagtttgtggcactgctgaggtagtATGGAAACCCAGGTTTGTTTGACAGTGACCTTcagttcatctgcattttttgttctcttgtttctcattttcctcttgacaataccccatagattctctctggggttcaggtctggtgagtttgctggccagtcaagcacaccaactaTGACTGCCAAATTTTGTCAGGATCCTCaaaaagttggtcagcagaaggaagcatgaggtgctccaaaatttcttggtaaatgggtgaagtgactttggttttcaaaaaccaacaccagcagatgacattgcaccccaaattatcacagactgtggaaacttaacactggacttcaagcaacttgtgctatgagcttctccacccttcctccagactctaggaccttggtttccaaatgaaatacaaaacttgctctcatctgaaaagaagactttggaccactgggcaacaatccagttcttcttctccttagcccaggtaagatgcctctgacgttgtctttggttcagcaaattccttgacacatctgtgtgtggtggctgttgatgccttgatcccagcctcagtccattcctttgTTCACTCatattcttgaatcgattttgctttacaatcctcataaggctgtggttccttcggttggttgtgcatctttctcttccacactttttccttccactcaactttctgttaacatgcttgcatacagcactctgtgaacgaccagcttctttggcaatgaatgtttgtggcttaccctccttgtgaagggtgtcaatgattgtcttctggacaactgtcagatcagcagtcttccccatgattgtgtagcctagtgaaccaaactgagagaccattttgaaggcttcggaaacctttgcaggtgttttgagttgattagctgattggcatgtcaccatattctaatttgttgagatcgtgaattggtgggtttttgttaaatgtgagccaaaatcatcacaattaaaataacttaaactacttcagtttgtgtgaatttaatttatttatttaatacacgagtcacaatttgagttgaattactgaaataaatgaacttttccatgacattctaatttaatgaaatgcacctgtatttatttatttaggaagtTGCATCCAAaaaaatccacttggctcaacAATCTGAGGAGTCATGATCAAATAAGCATAATGCTTTCGAAAGAAAGATGATAACTTGTCTACCAGGTGAAATAAAGTATTACACCTACTGCTTACAGAATACAGAGATTAAACAAACATATGTACTGGTTATAGAATAAATGAAGATGTTGTCTTACTTGTTCCACATGCTTATGCTCATTGGGCGTGAGAGTGATGGCCACGTCCTCCTTGTTCAAAGTCCCGCTGGGCTTTTCAATCCTGGAGTCAGATTTGGGCTTTCGgctgaagaagctgagaaaactgAGGGACTGTGACTGCTGCTTGGGTCTCTTCATTGTACAGAGCTGGACAGCCCAGCTAAAACAGCATGAGAGGATCAGGGCCCTTTTGTTAGTGTGTCTTTGTTTGTTGCTTATGGTCTAACACTGAACATTGGCAAAGAAAACATTGTGAGGAAAAACGAAAATTGTCCACAACAGAGTTCCCTGATCAAGGTCATCGTTTTCTTCTCACATGAAAAGTTTTCTGTTCCTTCAGTTATCCAAACGCACCACAAATGTTCATccctgaaaagaaaaacatgaacagAATTAGGAAATGCTAAAGTAAGAAAACATCTCTCAGTGGACATCCATTTAAAGCATCCATTTAAATAAGTtagttatgctcaccaaggctgtatttatttgcatttacagttatgcagtgaaatattattacaattaaaaataactcttttctgtttgaatatattttcaaatgtaattatcCCTCAATTTTCAGAAtaattgctccagtcttcagagctgctctatattttttgtttatttttctgcaTTCTTTGATGCATACAAAGTTCAAAAATTTCAAAAAGAAATCTTGTGTAATGTCCTCacttttatacatttaatgttccttgctaaataaaagaatacatttctttaaaataaataaataaagaaataaagaaataaaatcatcATGTCATTGACCCTGcaaacaatttacaaaaaaaaaaaagtgacgtgacattcagccaagtatggtgacccatactcagaattcttgctctgcatttaacccatcagaagtgcacacacacagagcagtgaacacacacacacactgtgaacacacacccggagcagtgggaaaCCATCAGCCCTAAAAACTATTCCCATCTTGTTTCTCATTTCCAAAGCAGGTGTGACTAATTAATAAACTACAAAGACCATGATTATTATAAGTTTACTGTATACTACTGTATTCCACCAACACACAAAGACACCTGCATAGTGCATAACTGAGAGGGAGTTATTGTGTATatctaatatataaatatcagattaAAAACTTTCtagatattcaaatatttttatattaaaagtagtAAAACttgcactgaaataaaaaaaaacttaagctaaataaaattattaaaaaaaactaaaactaataaaactgacaaaagcacaaaacaaaattactaccCTTTGCTACtgtaacttaaaatataaaaatgtaaatctttccaaatattaaatataaatactacaATCGtaaataaattatactaaaataacaatgcatTTAACAAGTTGTTCAGTTCTTCTGCTAGCTATATAAGAATGCTTCAAGAATACAAATTCTTCAatttgctaatgctaatgctgcaataataaaattaacaatagaAAGCATATAATCATGAGGATCAATTTTCGTTCAGGATTCAGAAAGACAGCGTTGCAAAGGGGAAACATTCTGACAGGGTCTCAcatttaataagaataaatttGACATTAAATGGTATTGCCTATTAAGCTACTTAGTACTTTAGTGTTACGTTCATTAAACATAAAATGGTCATGAGAGAAAATCAGTGACTTATTCTTTTTGTGGAAACAACTGCATTTCTTAAAGATTATCCATGCTAAAAACAATCTTGAGatacatttatttctaaagatatacatattaaatacctgggccaaaaaaaaaaaaaaaaaaaaaaaaaaagaaaattcaagaTTCTCAACAGAACAGAAACCAATAAAGATGAGAGACATATCGCTTAATATCAAGGTCATTCAACACACTGACAATCAGGGTTTTAAAATGCACTGGACCAAGATTTAACCACAAAAGAAAGCATTATGCAATTATAATGGAGTTCAAAGCTTGTTTTTAATGCTTACATGATACATCAACTAACGACTTGTTAGAGTATCTGGCATGCATGGAAAATAAATACTCTTATTGTGCATATTGCAGTGCGTCAATGATGAGATAGAGCTCAAATGTGTATTATAGCTTCTCTGGTCGTAGAGCAAAATCCTGTGGCTGAGATCTTTGGATTGGCTTcggtgtgttttctttctctcagGACTATTCCTGGACATGCACTCAGCAGTTTTCTTGTTTGACCACATTAAGCAAACTGGGCAACAATTTGGCAAACCAAAAATATCAAAGGCCGATGCAATGCAATCATAACTGTGTTTATAATATATCAGTCTCTTTTGAAGAGATCTCATTAATATCCTGACTAACAACTCAAGAAAACATCGTGGGTTCGTGGCAATGCCGTTTAGGGCGTTATATGAGGACACACCTCCACATTTGGGCCACGAGTGGTCCGTCATTTACATCAACTGTTACTTCAAGGATACAGGACGGACctttatattacatgtatttaCGTACAGAATCTCACGCACTTCATACGACCTCTCGGTTGTGCTGAACTGTGTCTGTTTAGCGCCACTTTAAATTTAATGCACTAAAATAATTTGTCTAATGTCAGAATttgtaataattaatcagaagGTCTGACCAGGGCATCACAGCACTGCAGGGAGTGGCAATGTTATTACGTATTGCCGTTCCCCCTGCcaaataatatacttttatgCTTAAATGCAGCTTATAATACCCGAACGCATGAGGAGAAAAACATCCTCGGacttaaagataataataataattgaatgtaATCGGTCTCTTACCTCCGCTCAGTGCGTTATCAGCTCAGCGCCATCGGTTGGCTCCTCCCACTGAGCGGATGAGGACCTCTTGTAAGGAAGCGCAAGCTCTCGAGGCTCCTCCCACTGCTGTAGAACGTCGCCTATTTGCGTGTCTTTGAGTGTTTTTCTGGACTCTGGTCCAAGATTCGCCACatgcaggggcgtagcaagcttttcaaaagtgtgggggatggatgtggtttgtttataaacaataaaaattatgaacacattgattgacagaggggtacaaaatgcagggcttaaaaagggctgggaaaaaaataatcctacattaaaaaaaaaaaaaagaaaaaagaaaaaaaaaatcagaaaaggggagaaaaaaaaaacacaaaatcagaaaaggggagaaaaaatgcccacacaaagctttttctctggtgaaataaataatgtaacaatttactgtttttaaacattaaaataatatacacttttatttcatagttcttcaacaggtatgcaaacaatatcccaataatagcaattagcattagtctaaaaaacgaaatataataccgaaaacactcgacatgtccacaaaacgattaacagaacatcttcccaaacacatatcaagcttatttaaaaacctctaaagcataaacactcattcaaagtacctggatAAGGgggatgtaaataaccataagttcccgcctcctcagcacgagctgaccgataacaccccaagagaggcgggacttaaggcagaacagccaatcatcagccggtcacactcaaagccggtgtcaagTTTGAGGGGgggaggcagccgcggcgagcgcagacacagagcggtcagagaaacggaggaacgactgtagtaaggcgtttgtgcaaaactgcggaaaaactgcagaaaatgtgcgggtgtcgaaccctctcaccgggaaaagtgtgggtgttaaaacccccacatcccccacgggtgcgacgcccctggcCACATGATGTTGGCGAGGAAATCCCCTTGAACCCCGAGGTTCCCTCCTTAAGCTCCTCTGCTGCTTGACAGGTTGTAATGGCCTTCAGGAGattgtgtgaataatattaatgtaatatatatatatatctcatatctcatatctctcatatatatatatagtgcaattGTAGTAAAAGCATGTTATATCTGTGTAGTAATTTAGCAAAGTattaatttgcaaataaatataattgtcaTGTCATTCTGAGACTTGAGCACCAATAATAGCAAACTATTTAATATAATGGctactatattttttttacataacattaCAATAGCCTATACGtataattaacattattatttactaatgatAATTTGGACGACGGCTGTGTAGTTCGTATTGTTCTAATCTTATagtaagaaaatattacaaaatgtataatataatataatataatataatataatataatataatataatataatataatataatattgttgtCATAAGCGAGATTTATTCATAGTTATTGCGCCCACAAAAAACATGAATCAAATGCggtacaaaattaatttaacctCCCTAAATCTAAATGCagattttcctttattttagctttaatatCGAACAACAATCCataaaaagagaaatgtataaacaGAGCAGCAACGTCCCCGGAAATGCGTAGGCGAGGAAACGGATATACGCAACGTAGCGGAAGAAAATGTATACAATGGCAATTTGGAAATCAATTAAGTTATGAAAAAAGAGCATTAATTGCCTTTCTTTGTGGTCGATGTGTTGCAGTATGGCGGACTGTGAGCAGTAGCGCCCCGTCAGACGCCGCTGTTTGCCTCGACGGGAACCGGTATTTAACGTGTCAGCTAGAAAGAACAGGTATATTTATGACATCTGCTGAGCTTGACAACAGAGCTGGAGTGGAGTGTTTAGATCTGTGTGTTGCATATCGACTGAAGAAACACACAAGCTGGGCGCTCGTGCACTTCAGTACGTGTAGCCTACTAACGTACATGAACACAGACGtgcattctgttgcactgcgagATTAATATATATCTTATTTACTGTAAATGACGCAAGTCTTATTTA
The sequence above is a segment of the Carassius gibelio isolate Cgi1373 ecotype wild population from Czech Republic chromosome A20, carGib1.2-hapl.c, whole genome shotgun sequence genome. Coding sequences within it:
- the LOC127938940 gene encoding E3 ubiquitin-protein ligase RNF19B isoform X4; the protein is MKRPKQQSQSLSFLSFFSRKPKSDSRIEKPSGTLNKEDVAITLTPNEHKHVEQDRAHSDVGSEGVRDGGDPGKGEGGGVGDDEGSAECGSCGSMGVLSLSSSSQDQLLEHLVECPLCLLSQPCGHFPRLSSCQHRACNDCLRQYLRIEISESRVGIACPQCPEALALPDVRAILDDGALLKRFEEFQLRRFLAADPDTRWCPAPDCSYAVIAYSCAECPKLSCGREGCETEFCYHCRQLWHPDQTCDQARCQRAHHTSGASEVSTLYVFNEEPGDAEEIKPCPHCGAYIMKTNDGSCNRMNCTVCACQFCWLCMQEITDVHYLSPSGCTFWGKKPWSQTRKVLWQVGMLLGAPVMISLIAGIAIPVIIVGIPIYMGRKVHGRCKKNNTSGSKHYLTVASGVMMSVFVSPVIAAITVGVGVPLMLTYVYGVVPMALCRNGWCRPQTELPEVRNIQLEDLANYLLFSHVVSDHLTGQTNPALSNGSIQEQGRD
- the LOC127938940 gene encoding E3 ubiquitin-protein ligase RNF19B isoform X3, which encodes MKRPKQQSQSLSFLSFFSRKPKSDSRIEKPSGTLNKEDVAITLTPNEHKHVEQDRAHSDVGSEGVRDGGDPGKGEGGGVGDDEGSAECGSCGSMGVLSLSSSSQDQLLEHLVECPLCLLSQPCGHFPRLSSCQHRACNDCLRQYLRIEISESRVGIACPQCPEALALPDVRAILDDGALLKRFEEFQLRRFLAADPDTRWCPAPDCSYAVIAYSCAECPKLSCGREGCETEFCYHCRQLWHPDQTCDQARCQRAHHTSGASEVSTLYVFNEEPGDAEEIKPCPHCGAYIMKTNDGSCNRMNCTVCACQFCWLCMQEITDVHYLSPSGCTFWGKKPWSQTRKVLWQVGMLLGAPVMISLIAGIAIPVIIVGIPIYMGRKVHGRCKKNNTSGSKHYLTVASGVMMSVFVSPVIAAITVGVGVPLMLTYVYGVVPMALCRNGWCRPQTELPEVRNIQLEDLANFSDHLTGQTNPALSNGSIQEVSVNVEEVMPLPSTSVVQSGAEGSVELSNDGHVDSTEQVVQSDHVDVVEECAFSSTQTFVLSREGTNIEVRVEIEAQPRDGLKPSLNSTLSSESLSMESLSQPCEPLCASQQTGSTDPMPFPEIDNV
- the LOC127938940 gene encoding E3 ubiquitin-protein ligase RNF19B isoform X1, which codes for MKRPKQQSQSLSFLSFFSRKPKSDSRIEKPSGTLNKEDVAITLTPNEHKHVEQDRAHSDVGSEGVRDGGDPGKGEGGGVGDDEGSAECGSCGSMGVLSLSSSSQDQLLEHLVECPLCLLSQPCGHFPRLSSCQHRACNDCLRQYLRIEISESRVGIACPQCPEALALPDVRAILDDGALLKRFEEFQLRRFLAADPDTRWCPAPDCSYAVIAYSCAECPKLSCGREGCETEFCYHCRQLWHPDQTCDQARCQRAHHTSGASEVSTLYVFNEEPGDAEEIKPCPHCGAYIMKTNDGSCNRMNCTVCACQFCWLCMQEITDVHYLSPSGCTFWGKKPWSQTRKVLWQVGMLLGAPVMISLIAGIAIPVIIVGIPIYMGRKVHGRCKKNNTSGSKHYLTVASGVMMSVFVSPVIAAITVGVGVPLMLTYVYGVVPMALCRNGWCRPQTELPEVRNIQLEDLANYLLFSHVVSDHLTGQTNPALSNGSIQEVSVNVEEVMPLPSTSVVQSGAEGSVELSNDGHVDSTEQVVQSDHVDVVEECAFSSTQTFVLSREGTNIEVRVEIEAQPRDGLKPSLNSTLSSESLSMESLSQPCEPLCASQQTGSTDPMPFPEIDNV
- the LOC127938940 gene encoding E3 ubiquitin-protein ligase RNF19B isoform X2, producing MKRPKQQSQSLSFLSFFSRKPKSDSRIEKPSGTLNKEDVAITLTPNEHKHVEQDRAHSDVGSEGVRDGGDPGKGEGGGVGDDEGSAECGSCGSMGVLSLSSSSQDQLLEHLVECPLCLLSQPCGHFPRLSSCQHRACNDCLRQYLRIEISESRVGIACPQCPEALALPDVRAILDDGALLKRFEEFQLRRFLAADPDTRWCPAPDCSYAVIAYSCAECPKLSCGREGCETEFCYHCRQLWHPDQTCDQARCQRAHHTSGASEVSTLYVFNEEPGDAEEIKPCPHCGAYIMKTNDGSCNRMNCTVCACQFCWLCMQEITDVHYLSPSGCTFWGKKPWSQTRKVLWQVGMLLGAPVMISLIAGIAIPVIIVGIPIYMGRKVHGRCKKNNTSGSKHYLTVASGVMMSVFVSPVIAAITVGVGVPLMLTYVYGVVPMALCRNGWCRPQTELPEVRNIQLEDLANYLLFSHVVSDHLTGQTNPALSNGSIQEVSVNVEEVMPLPSTSVVQSGAEGSVELSNDGHVDSTEQVVQSDHVDVVEECAFSSTQTFVLREGTNIEVRVEIEAQPRDGLKPSLNSTLSSESLSMESLSQPCEPLCASQQTGSTDPMPFPEIDNV